The following coding sequences lie in one Arachis hypogaea cultivar Tifrunner chromosome 4, arahy.Tifrunner.gnm2.J5K5, whole genome shotgun sequence genomic window:
- the LOC112795890 gene encoding beta-glucosidase 46 isoform X1, translated as MAMALLPLIVMVIMHCLLSSKGLDQSPLPSNFLFGTSSSAYQYEGAYLSDGKGPNIFDVFLHQSPGTTVDRSNGDIAVDQYHRYLGDIDLMEAMKVNSYRFSISWARVLPKGRFGEINWAGVNYYNKLIDALLVKGIQPFVTLFHFDTPQELEDRYGAWLSPQSREDFQYFAELCFKSFGDRVKYWATFNEPDFLATYGYRLGVGPPGRCSKPFGNCSQGDSEKEPFLVVHNIILSHADAVEIYRTKYQAEQGGKIGIAVHLDWYEPISNSTEDKLATERARSFNSKWILDPIIFGKYPKEMQEILGNILPRFSSNDQEKLKKGVDFIGINHYISFYVKDCMFSICEQGLGITRTEGSYQTSPNGKLASLDMQYINPKGMEKIVTYIKDRYNNIPMFLTENGYGQMSHSNFTKDQYLKDFNRIDYMEGHLDSLLEAIRKGANVKGYFAWSLLDNFEWIQGYTVRYGLYHVDRATLERTPKLSANWYKDFIAKHRTETFFRNYGGRKLVEIN; from the exons ATGGCAATGGCTCTTCTACCTCTGATTGTTATGGTGATCATGCATTGTCTTCTCTCATCAAAGGGGTTGGATCAATCTCCTTTGCCCTCTAATTTCCTCTTTGGGACTTCTTCTTCTGCTTACCAG TATGAAGGTGCTTACTTGAGTGATGGAAAAGGACCAAACATctttgatgtcttccttcaccaatcaccag gTACGACTGTTGATAGAAGTAATGGAGATATTGCCGTTGACCAATACCATCGCTACCTG GGGGATATTGATCTAATGGAAGCCATGAAAGTCAATAGCTATAGATTCTCAATTTCATGGGCAAGAGTTCTTCCGA AAGGAAGATTTGGAGAAATAAATTGGGCTGGCGTGAACTACTATAACAAGTTAATAGATGCTTTGCTAGTCAAAG GAATTCAACCTTTTGTAACATTGTTCCACTTTGACACCCCCCAAGAACTAGAGGACAGATATGGTGCTTGGCTAAGTCCCCAATCACG GGAAGACTTTCAGTATTTCGCAGAGCTATGTTTTAAATCATTTGGTGATAGGGTAAAGTACTGGGCAACCTTCAATGAGCCAGATTTCCTTGCAACATACGGTTACCGTCTAGGAGTAGGTCCGCCGGGTCGTTGCTCCAAACCATTTGGAAATTGCAGTCAAGGAGATTCAGAGAAGGAACCTTTTCTGGTAGTACACAATATTATCCTGTCTCATGCAGATGCTGTTGAGATTTATAGAACCAAATACCag GCAGAGCAAGGTGGTAAAATTGGCATTGCTGTGCATCTTGACTGGTATGAACCCATCAGCAATTCCACAGAAGACAAATTGGCCACAGAAAGAGCAAGATCATTCAACTCGAAATG GATCTTGGACCCAATAATCTTTGGAAAATATCCTAAGGAGATGCAAGAGATTCTAGGAAATATATTACCCAGATTTTCCAGCAACGACCAAGAGAAGCTGAAGAAAGGAGTGGATTTCATTGGCATCAATCATTATATAAGTTTCTATGTTAAGGACTGCATGTTCTCCATATGTGAACAAGGACTTGGAATCACCAGAACCGAGGGATCGTACCAAACAAGTCCAAATGGGAAACTA GCTTCGCTTGATATGCAATATATTAATCCTAAAGGCATGGAGAAAATTGTCACCTACATAAAAGACAGATACAATAACATTCCAATGTTCTTAACTGAAAACG GATATGGCCAAATGAGTCATTCAAATTTCACCAAGGACCAATACCTTAAAGATTTCAACAGAATTGATTACATGGAAGGTCACTTAGATTCCCTACTGGAAGCAATAAG GAAAGGAGCTAATGTTAAGGGATATTTTGCCTGGTCCTTGCTGGACAACTTTGAGTGGATACAAGGGTATACAGTAAGATATGGACTCTACCATGTTGATCGAGCTACGCTGGAGAGAACTCCAAAATTATCAGCAAATTGGTACAAGGACTTCATTGCAAAGCATAGAACGGAAACATTCTTCAGAAATTATGGGGGCAGAAAACTGGTAGAAATCAATTGA
- the LOC112795890 gene encoding beta-glucosidase 45 isoform X2 has protein sequence MAMALLPLIVMVIMHCLLSSKGLDQSPLPSNFLFGTSSSAYQYEGAYLSDGKGPNIFDVFLHQSPGTTVDRSNGDIAVDQYHRYLGDIDLMEAMKVNSYRFSISWARVLPRRFGEINWAGVNYYNKLIDALLVKGIQPFVTLFHFDTPQELEDRYGAWLSPQSREDFQYFAELCFKSFGDRVKYWATFNEPDFLATYGYRLGVGPPGRCSKPFGNCSQGDSEKEPFLVVHNIILSHADAVEIYRTKYQAEQGGKIGIAVHLDWYEPISNSTEDKLATERARSFNSKWILDPIIFGKYPKEMQEILGNILPRFSSNDQEKLKKGVDFIGINHYISFYVKDCMFSICEQGLGITRTEGSYQTSPNGKLASLDMQYINPKGMEKIVTYIKDRYNNIPMFLTENGYGQMSHSNFTKDQYLKDFNRIDYMEGHLDSLLEAIRKGANVKGYFAWSLLDNFEWIQGYTVRYGLYHVDRATLERTPKLSANWYKDFIAKHRTETFFRNYGGRKLVEIN, from the exons ATGGCAATGGCTCTTCTACCTCTGATTGTTATGGTGATCATGCATTGTCTTCTCTCATCAAAGGGGTTGGATCAATCTCCTTTGCCCTCTAATTTCCTCTTTGGGACTTCTTCTTCTGCTTACCAG TATGAAGGTGCTTACTTGAGTGATGGAAAAGGACCAAACATctttgatgtcttccttcaccaatcaccag gTACGACTGTTGATAGAAGTAATGGAGATATTGCCGTTGACCAATACCATCGCTACCTG GGGGATATTGATCTAATGGAAGCCATGAAAGTCAATAGCTATAGATTCTCAATTTCATGGGCAAGAGTTCTTCCGA GAAGATTTGGAGAAATAAATTGGGCTGGCGTGAACTACTATAACAAGTTAATAGATGCTTTGCTAGTCAAAG GAATTCAACCTTTTGTAACATTGTTCCACTTTGACACCCCCCAAGAACTAGAGGACAGATATGGTGCTTGGCTAAGTCCCCAATCACG GGAAGACTTTCAGTATTTCGCAGAGCTATGTTTTAAATCATTTGGTGATAGGGTAAAGTACTGGGCAACCTTCAATGAGCCAGATTTCCTTGCAACATACGGTTACCGTCTAGGAGTAGGTCCGCCGGGTCGTTGCTCCAAACCATTTGGAAATTGCAGTCAAGGAGATTCAGAGAAGGAACCTTTTCTGGTAGTACACAATATTATCCTGTCTCATGCAGATGCTGTTGAGATTTATAGAACCAAATACCag GCAGAGCAAGGTGGTAAAATTGGCATTGCTGTGCATCTTGACTGGTATGAACCCATCAGCAATTCCACAGAAGACAAATTGGCCACAGAAAGAGCAAGATCATTCAACTCGAAATG GATCTTGGACCCAATAATCTTTGGAAAATATCCTAAGGAGATGCAAGAGATTCTAGGAAATATATTACCCAGATTTTCCAGCAACGACCAAGAGAAGCTGAAGAAAGGAGTGGATTTCATTGGCATCAATCATTATATAAGTTTCTATGTTAAGGACTGCATGTTCTCCATATGTGAACAAGGACTTGGAATCACCAGAACCGAGGGATCGTACCAAACAAGTCCAAATGGGAAACTA GCTTCGCTTGATATGCAATATATTAATCCTAAAGGCATGGAGAAAATTGTCACCTACATAAAAGACAGATACAATAACATTCCAATGTTCTTAACTGAAAACG GATATGGCCAAATGAGTCATTCAAATTTCACCAAGGACCAATACCTTAAAGATTTCAACAGAATTGATTACATGGAAGGTCACTTAGATTCCCTACTGGAAGCAATAAG GAAAGGAGCTAATGTTAAGGGATATTTTGCCTGGTCCTTGCTGGACAACTTTGAGTGGATACAAGGGTATACAGTAAGATATGGACTCTACCATGTTGATCGAGCTACGCTGGAGAGAACTCCAAAATTATCAGCAAATTGGTACAAGGACTTCATTGCAAAGCATAGAACGGAAACATTCTTCAGAAATTATGGGGGCAGAAAACTGGTAGAAATCAATTGA
- the LOC112795891 gene encoding RNA pseudouridine synthase 6, chloroplastic → MASMLLAGGYRSFAAPAARALGITREVLNKHRNKHAAIWHCRSSYNSNTALAAETETSRIVAGNTTVASSSSSNSFPKYDRLLPCPSQKTTPRIEHLVVSKGGLVLEYICEALDLPPLFVADLIRFGAVYYALVCPQPPPTATEEEIRIFRRVTDPLVLRKRDSVKGKTLREAQKTFRVTNGDQFVEEGTYLRVHVHPKRFPRCYEIDWRSRIIAVEESYVVLDKPAGISVGGTTDNIEESCATFATRALGLTTPLMTTHQIDNCTEGCVVLAKTKEFCSIFHGKIRDKKVRKLYLALTASPLPTGIITHYMRPIRMAPRLISEDFIKGWHRCQLEVIDCRKVPWPTTNIQDKYCVEDCGWPSQDYAYECTINLLTGKTHQIRAQFAACKAPLIGDSMYMAAAIAEMTNPGLNPFGKYNKDFSSECERETAVINWIAQYGKEPSVAIGLQAYQISWDDGEHSYKAGSPWWRCATA, encoded by the exons ATGGCGTCAATGTTGCTCGCCGGCGGCTACCGTAGCTTCGCAGCTCCGGCGGCGCGTGCGCTTGGAATCACGCGCGAAGTTCTTAACAAGCACCGCAACAAACACGCAGCTATCTGGCATTGCCGGAGCTCATATAACAGTAACACGGCACTTGCCGCCGAAACCGAAACCTCGAGAATCGTCGCCGGAAACACAACcgtagcttcttcttcttcttccaacag CTTCCCGAAGTACGATCGATTGCTTCCGTGTCCGTCGCAGAAAACAACACCGAGAATCGAACACTTAGTGGTATCAAAAGGAGGACTAGTTTTGGAGTACATCTGCGAAGCACTGGATCTTCCTCCTTT GTTTGTTGCAGACCTGATTAGATTTGGAGCTGTGTACTACGCTCTTGTTTGTCCCCAGCCTCCTCCTACTGCCACGGAGGAGGAGATTAGGATATTCAGGAGAGTCACTGACCCTTTGGTCTTGCGGAAGCGAGATTCGGTCAAAGGGAAAACACTGCGTGAGGCGCAGAAGACTTTTCGTGTCACTAACGGGGATCAGTTTGTCGAAGAAGGAACGTATTTGCGAGTGCATGTGCATCCCAAGCGCTTCCCTAG GTGTTATGAGATTGATTGGAGATCGAGGATCATTGCCGTGGAGGAATCGTATGTAGTTTTGGACAAACCTGCTGGTATATCA GTTGGTGGAACTACTGACAACATTGAAGAGAGTTGTGCAACCTTTGCAACGCGTGCCTTGGGATTGACAACCCCTTTGATGACTACCCATCAGATTGACAATTGTACCGAAGGATG TGTGGTATTAGCTAAGACCAAAGAGTTTTGTTCTATCTTTCACGGGAAAATCAGG gacAAAAAGGTGAGGAAGCTTTATCTTGCTCTTACAGCTTCTCCTTTGCCTACTGGTATCATTACCCACTATATGCGCCCTATTCGCATGGCTCCTCGACTTATTTCTGAAG ATTTTATCAAGGGATGGCATCGTTGTCAACTTGAGGTCATAGATTGCAGGAAGGTCCCTTGGCCAACTACTAATATTCAAGACAAATATTGTGTTGAAGACTGTGGGTGGCCTTCTCAAGATTATGCATATGAGTGTACCATTAACCTTCTTACTGGTAAAACTCATCAG ATTCGGGCTCAATTTGCTGCTTGTAAGGCACCACTGATTGGTGATTCTATGTATATGGCAGCTGCAATTGCAGAGATGACTAATCCTGGTCTTAATCCATTTGGTAAATACAATAAAGATTTCAGTAGTGAGTGTGAAAGAGAAACGGCTGTTATAAATTGGATTGCACAGTATGGAAAAGAGCCAAGTGTTGCAATTGGCCTTCAAGCGTATCAAATTTCATGGGACGATGGTGAACACTCTTACAAAGCTGGTTCCCCATGGTGGAGGTGTGCAACTGCTTAA